From one Bos javanicus breed banteng chromosome 15, ARS-OSU_banteng_1.0, whole genome shotgun sequence genomic stretch:
- the UCP3 gene encoding putative mitochondrial transporter UCP3 isoform X1: MVGLQPSERPPTTAVKFLAAGTAACFADLLTFPLDTAKVRLQIQGENQVALAARSAQYRGVLGTILTMVRTEGPRSLYSGLVAGLQRQMSFASIRIGLYDSVKQFYTPKGSDHSSIITRILAGCTTGAMAVTCAQPTDVVKIRFQASMHTGPGGNRKYSGTMDAYRTIAREEGVRGLWKGILPNITRNAIVNCGEMVTYDIIKEKLLDYHLLTAQYLLFPPCDRQLPLPLCLCLWSWLLCHPGGLPGGRGEDAVYELAPRPVPQPLRLHAEDGDPGGPHSLLQGIYTLLFAFGILECGDVRHLRADETGLDESPDATRLSILTKTRLLSI; the protein is encoded by the exons ATGGTTGGACTGCAACCTTCAGAGAGGCCCCCCACAACGGCTGTGAAGTTCCTGGCGGCGGGCACAGCGGCCTGCTTTGCTGACCTCCTCACCTTTCCACTGGACACAGCCAAGGTCCGCCTGCAG ATCCAGGGGGAGAACCAGGTGGCCCTGGCGGCCCGGAGTGCCCAGTACCGCGGAGTGCTGGGCACCATCCTGACCATGGTGCGCACCGAGGGCCCCCGCAGCCTCTACAGCGGGCTGGTCGCCGGCCTGCAGCGCCAGATGAGCTTCGCCTCCATCCGCATCGGCCTCTACGACTCCGTCAAGCAGTTCTACACCCCCAAGGGATCGGACC ACTCCAGCATCATTACCCGGATTTTGGCGGGCTGCACCACGGGGGCCATGGCAGTGACCTGTGCCCAGCCCACAGACGTGGTGAAGATCCGCTTTCAGGCCAGCATGCATACTGGGCCGGGAGGCAACAGAAAGTACAGTGGGACAATGGATGCCTACAGGACCATCGCCAGAGAGGAAGGGGTTCGGGGCCTGTGGAAAG GAATTCTGCCCAACATCACGAGGAATGCCATTGTCAACTGTGGTGAGATGGTGACCTATGACATCATCAAGGAAAAGCTGCTAGACTACCACCTGCTCACCG CCCAGTATCTGCTCTTCCCACCCTGCGACAGACAACTTCCCCTGCCACTTTGTCTCTGCCTTTGGAGCTGGCTTCTGTGCCACCCTGGTGGCCTCCCCGGTGGACGTGGTGAAGACGCGGTATATGAACTCGCCCCCAGGCCAGTACCACAGCCCCTTCGACTGCATGCTGAAGATGGTGACCCAGGAGGGCCCCACAGCCTTCTACAAGGG ATTTACACCCTCCTTTTTGCGTTTGGGATCCTGGAATGTGGTGATGTTCGTCACCTACGAGCAGATGAAACGGGCCTTGATGAAAGTCCAGATGCTACGAGACTCTCCATTTTGACTAAGACAAGGCTACTCAGTATTTAG
- the UCP3 gene encoding putative mitochondrial transporter UCP3 isoform X2, with the protein MVGLQPSERPPTTAVKFLAAGTAACFADLLTFPLDTAKVRLQIQGENQVALAARSAQYRGVLGTILTMVRTEGPRSLYSGLVAGLQRQMSFASIRIGLYDSVKQFYTPKGSDHSSIITRILAGCTTGAMAVTCAQPTDVVKIRFQASMHTGPGGNRKYSGTMDAYRTIAREEGVRGLWKGILPNITRNAIVNCGEMVTYDIIKEKLLDYHLLTDNFPCHFVSAFGAGFCATLVASPVDVVKTRYMNSPPGQYHSPFDCMLKMVTQEGPTAFYKGFTPSFLRLGSWNVVMFVTYEQMKRALMKVQMLRDSPF; encoded by the exons ATGGTTGGACTGCAACCTTCAGAGAGGCCCCCCACAACGGCTGTGAAGTTCCTGGCGGCGGGCACAGCGGCCTGCTTTGCTGACCTCCTCACCTTTCCACTGGACACAGCCAAGGTCCGCCTGCAG ATCCAGGGGGAGAACCAGGTGGCCCTGGCGGCCCGGAGTGCCCAGTACCGCGGAGTGCTGGGCACCATCCTGACCATGGTGCGCACCGAGGGCCCCCGCAGCCTCTACAGCGGGCTGGTCGCCGGCCTGCAGCGCCAGATGAGCTTCGCCTCCATCCGCATCGGCCTCTACGACTCCGTCAAGCAGTTCTACACCCCCAAGGGATCGGACC ACTCCAGCATCATTACCCGGATTTTGGCGGGCTGCACCACGGGGGCCATGGCAGTGACCTGTGCCCAGCCCACAGACGTGGTGAAGATCCGCTTTCAGGCCAGCATGCATACTGGGCCGGGAGGCAACAGAAAGTACAGTGGGACAATGGATGCCTACAGGACCATCGCCAGAGAGGAAGGGGTTCGGGGCCTGTGGAAAG GAATTCTGCCCAACATCACGAGGAATGCCATTGTCAACTGTGGTGAGATGGTGACCTATGACATCATCAAGGAAAAGCTGCTAGACTACCACCTGCTCACCG ACAACTTCCCCTGCCACTTTGTCTCTGCCTTTGGAGCTGGCTTCTGTGCCACCCTGGTGGCCTCCCCGGTGGACGTGGTGAAGACGCGGTATATGAACTCGCCCCCAGGCCAGTACCACAGCCCCTTCGACTGCATGCTGAAGATGGTGACCCAGGAGGGCCCCACAGCCTTCTACAAGGG ATTTACACCCTCCTTTTTGCGTTTGGGATCCTGGAATGTGGTGATGTTCGTCACCTACGAGCAGATGAAACGGGCCTTGATGAAAGTCCAGATGCTACGAGACTCTCCATTTTGA